DNA sequence from the Sulfurimonas sp. HSL3-1 genome:
TATCCGGAGCCATTTTCTTCGACGCTTTTTCCTTTACTCTTCGTTGTCAACAAGCTCATGTACATGAGTACACTTCACTTGTCTCCGCCTCGATTAAAGAAAAAATCGTCTTCGAAAATTTGCTTATCCAAAAAAACATGCATTTAGCATCTTTTTTATCGGAATATCGTTGTCAACAAGCTCATGTACAATAGTAAGCTTCGCACTGTTCCGCCTTGATTTTAGAAAAAATCGTCTTCGAAAAATTCTTTCATAATCTAAATTCAAATTGATTGAGAGTGTATACTCGGCGCCTAACGCTCTTCGGCCTCTTTGCGGGCCTGTTCGCGCAGACGGTCTTTCTTGCTTTTTTTCTTTCCCTTTACCGGGGCCGGACCTTTTGTCTTTACCGGTGCTTCGCCGGTCAGTTCGAAACCTTCGACCCGCTCGCGGGGCAGCCGGATCTTCGCGCGTTTTTCGATGACTTTGAAATGCGCCTGCGTCTCATGGTCGATGAACGAAATGGCCGTGCCCGACTTTCCGGCGCGCCCTGTCCGTCCGATGCGGTGAATGTAATCCGCCGGAGAACGCGGGAGGTCGAAATTGACGACGCAGTCGATATCGTCTACATGCAGTCCCCGCCCGACGAGATCGGTGGCAAAGAGGATACGGAACCGCTTTTGTTTGAAATCGTCCAGCGTCGCACTGCGCTCCTCCTGCGTGAGGTCGCCGTGGAACGACTCCGCCGAAAAGCCGTACTTGCGAAACTTCGCGGCGATATTGTCCGCCGCGCGCTTGTTGGCCATGAAGACCAGGACCTGTTCCCACGGTTCGTTCTCCAGCAGGTGCCGCAGCAGCGGCCCGCGCTTCTCGCGGTCCACCTCGATAACGTGCTGGTCGATGCTCTGAACCGTCGGTGCTTCCGACGCAAAGGCGACTTCCACGGCCTCCTGTGTAATGCGCGATGCGATGGTCTGCATCTTTGGCGGGTAGGTTGCGGAAAAAAGAAGGTTCTGCCGTTTTTCTGGAAGCTGCGGCAGAATAAGATCCAGCTCTTCGGCAAAACCGAGATCGAGCATCTTGTCCGCCTCGTCAAGGACCAGGAACTCCAGGTGCGAGAGATTCATCTGCTTCTTGCTCAGTACATCGATGAGCCGCCCGGAGGTCGCCACGACGATATCGCACCCCTGCTGTACGGCGTAGAGCTGGTCGCCGATACGCTCGCCGCCAATGATGCTGACGACCTTGGGCAGCTTCGGCAGGAAAACGCCAAAGGTCTCGAACGCCTGCGCCACCTGCAGCGTCAGCTCCCGCGTCGGGGTCAGCACCAGGGCCTTGATCTTCGCCTTGCCCTCCCCTTTGCGCTGCGACCAGAGCTGCAGCAGCGGCAGCACGAAGCCCGCGCTTTTGCCGCTGCCCGTCTGCGCCCGTGCCATGACGTCCCTTCCTTCGAGCACCAGCGGGATCACCCGCTGCTGTACGGGCGTCGGTTCCACGTAGCCGTTCTCCCGCAATGCGCGTTCAATCGCGCCGATAAGTCCGAGTCCGTTAAACGGCATAAAGCTTTCCTCGTAGTTTGTTAGACGTATTTTAGGGGGTTTGAGCTTTAACGCGTATCGTCACGACTGCAAAAAGCCGGTCAGTCACCCTCCCTTACACCATGCTGTTAGAAAAATTCACCCGCTCACAGTTCGCAGGTATCGTTTGAACAAAAACGGCTCTCGATGCCGTCGCTGTCTGCGAACTTGTTCCAATCTATATGCGGCATGGCGGCAAGCTTCTCTTCGTAGGTTTCCCGGGTGATCCCTTCGTAGGGCATCTGCTTGTAGGCGCCGGTCTCGGAGTGCGGCAGCATGGAAACCGATTTGATCACCGGGGCGAACTGAGCAAGCATATGCTCGACCTGGTGGCCCTCCGTTTCGGGGTCGAAATAGACGGTGCAGCTGACCATGTTGTCGCTCCACTCGCGCTGTATCATGGCGAGGAAAGCGAACTG
Encoded proteins:
- a CDS encoding DEAD/DEAH box helicase, whose amino-acid sequence is MPFNGLGLIGAIERALRENGYVEPTPVQQRVIPLVLEGRDVMARAQTGSGKSAGFVLPLLQLWSQRKGEGKAKIKALVLTPTRELTLQVAQAFETFGVFLPKLPKVVSIIGGERIGDQLYAVQQGCDIVVATSGRLIDVLSKKQMNLSHLEFLVLDEADKMLDLGFAEELDLILPQLPEKRQNLLFSATYPPKMQTIASRITQEAVEVAFASEAPTVQSIDQHVIEVDREKRGPLLRHLLENEPWEQVLVFMANKRAADNIAAKFRKYGFSAESFHGDLTQEERSATLDDFKQKRFRILFATDLVGRGLHVDDIDCVVNFDLPRSPADYIHRIGRTGRAGKSGTAISFIDHETQAHFKVIEKRAKIRLPRERVEGFELTGEAPVKTKGPAPVKGKKKSKKDRLREQARKEAEER